A stretch of Heptranchias perlo isolate sHepPer1 chromosome 1, sHepPer1.hap1, whole genome shotgun sequence DNA encodes these proteins:
- the med28 gene encoding mediator of RNA polymerase II transcription subunit 28: MAASLPGMFSHPPQNPLPGAGPGPGPGPGPGPPAPTGAGLTAAPPRPPSTLVDELEASFEACFASLVSQDYVNGTDQEEIRTGVEQCIQKFLDVARQTECFFLQKRLQLAVQKPEQVIKEDVSELKNELQRKEALIQKHLSKLRHWQQVLEDINVQPKKSADLAQGPLAYLEQASANIPAPLKQT; this comes from the exons ATGGCCGCTTCTCTCCCTGGAATGTTCTCGCATCCGCCGCAGAATCCGCTTCCCGGGGCTGGGCCCGGGCCTGGACCCGGacctgggcccggaccccctgcaCCCACTGGGGCCGGTCTCACCGCAGCCCCGCCACGGCCTCCCAGCACCCTGGTGGACGAGCTCGAGGCTTCATTTGAG GCATGCTTTGCATCACTGGTCAGTCAAGACTATGTGAATGGTACTGATCAAGAAGAAATTCGAACAG GTGTGGAGCAATGCATCCAAAAGTTTTTGGATGTCGCCAGACAAACGGAGTGTTTCTTTCTTCAGAAGAGACTACAGCTTGCTGTACAAAAACCCGAACAAGTCATAAAAGAG GATGTTTCAGAATTGAAAAATGAGCTACAGAGAAAGGAGGCCTTGATCCAGAAGCACCTAAGCAAGCTGCGCCACTGGCAACAAGTCTTGGAAGATATTAACGTGCAGCCCAAAAAATCAGCGGACCTAGCTCAAGGACCTTTGGCCTATCTTGAACAAGCATCTGCAAATATCCCAGCTCCACTAAAGCAAACGTGA